From a single Candidatus Delongbacteria bacterium genomic region:
- a CDS encoding glycosyltransferase family 1 protein, protein MKNTGPTHLPHIAFVTETWPPEVNGVALSCWNLLGKLDELGLRVQLVRPRQPADHPESGLDVPRPSRADPLLVGGLGLPFYPGLRVGLPVLSRLLSSWKHERPDLVHVATEGPLGLAALLAARRLRLPVVSDYHTHFDLYGKAFGVPLAGRLMAHWLKAFHERCDLTLVPSRQLRQDLLGRSWSRVEVLGRGLDHAQFNPARRRHWLREIWGAAPDDPVVLLVSRLSAEKNLTQALDAFRLMHKANPTCRLVVVGDGPLSHQLLRMVPTAHFCGLRRGTELANHYASADIFLFPSLSETWGNVVPEALASGLAVLAYAQGAAAELVRHDTNGLLADPARPASFHELAVGLAMDPARLRRLRDAAPQATHHLDWGRIARQQCQIYQQVLQEGNSNGTQGSARVVARSRGAGSALVHPAVSLGQAQGNPDPA, encoded by the coding sequence ATGAAAAACACCGGACCCACACACCTGCCGCACATCGCGTTCGTCACCGAGACCTGGCCACCCGAAGTCAATGGAGTGGCCCTGAGCTGCTGGAATCTGCTGGGAAAGCTGGACGAACTGGGGCTCAGGGTGCAGCTGGTACGACCCCGACAACCGGCGGACCACCCGGAATCCGGTCTGGACGTGCCGCGCCCCTCCCGCGCGGATCCCCTGCTGGTCGGCGGCTTGGGTCTGCCGTTCTACCCGGGTCTGCGTGTGGGGCTGCCGGTACTGTCGCGCCTGCTGAGCAGCTGGAAACACGAGCGACCCGATCTGGTGCATGTGGCCACCGAGGGTCCCCTGGGCCTGGCGGCCCTGCTGGCCGCCCGCCGCCTGCGCCTGCCCGTGGTGAGCGACTACCACACCCACTTCGATCTGTATGGAAAGGCTTTCGGCGTGCCGCTGGCAGGGCGACTGATGGCGCATTGGCTGAAGGCTTTTCATGAGCGCTGCGATCTGACCCTGGTGCCCTCCCGCCAGCTTCGCCAGGACCTGCTGGGGCGAAGCTGGTCGCGCGTCGAGGTGCTGGGCCGGGGCCTGGACCACGCACAGTTCAACCCCGCCCGTCGTCGTCACTGGCTGCGCGAGATCTGGGGGGCGGCACCCGACGACCCGGTGGTGCTGCTGGTGAGCCGACTGTCCGCCGAGAAGAATCTGACCCAGGCTCTGGATGCCTTCAGACTCATGCACAAGGCCAATCCCACCTGCAGATTGGTGGTGGTCGGCGATGGCCCCTTGAGTCACCAGCTGCTGCGCATGGTTCCAACCGCCCACTTCTGCGGCCTTCGACGCGGCACCGAACTGGCCAACCATTACGCCTCCGCCGACATCTTTCTCTTTCCCAGTCTCAGCGAGACCTGGGGCAATGTGGTTCCCGAAGCCCTCGCCTCGGGCCTGGCCGTGCTCGCCTACGCTCAGGGCGCCGCCGCGGAACTTGTGCGCCACGACACCAACGGCCTGCTGGCCGATCCCGCCAGACCCGCGAGCTTCCACGAACTGGCCGTCGGTCTGGCCATGGATCCCGCACGGCTGCGCCGCCTGCGTGACGCGGCCCCGCAAGCGACCCACCATCTGGACTGGGGGCGCATCGCCCGTCAGCAGTGCCAGATCTACCAACAGGTCCTGCAGGAAGGAAACTCCAATGGCACACAAGGGTCTGCCCGGGTTGTGGCGCGATCTCGAGGTGCTGGAAGTGCCCTGGTGCATCCGGCTGTGTCGCTGGGGCAGGCTCAGGGGAATCCGGATCCTGCTTGA
- a CDS encoding phosphatase PAP2 family protein: MAHKGLPGLWRDLEVLEVPWCIRLCRWGRLRGIRILLERVSRLGNGSIWFLAGASLWLSAGPDSLVVLARMALAGAICWGVYRQLKRFTVRRRPLDLDQRLGGRIPPLDQYSFPSGHTMHTVCQTLILCDSWPQAAWILGPFTLLTMVARVALGLHFPSDVFAGALLGALVASCVIP; the protein is encoded by the coding sequence ATGGCACACAAGGGTCTGCCCGGGTTGTGGCGCGATCTCGAGGTGCTGGAAGTGCCCTGGTGCATCCGGCTGTGTCGCTGGGGCAGGCTCAGGGGAATCCGGATCCTGCTTGAGCGGGTCAGTCGGCTGGGCAACGGAAGCATCTGGTTTCTGGCAGGAGCAAGCCTGTGGCTGAGCGCCGGCCCGGACTCGTTGGTCGTGCTGGCTCGAATGGCCCTGGCCGGCGCCATCTGCTGGGGTGTGTACCGACAGCTCAAGCGTTTCACCGTACGCCGGCGCCCCCTGGACCTGGATCAGCGGCTGGGCGGCCGAATTCCTCCCCTGGACCAGTACAGCTTTCCTTCGGGGCACACGATGCACACGGTGTGCCAGACTCTCATCCTCTGTGATTCGTGGCCACAGGCGGCCTGGATTCTGGGTCCATTCACCCTGTTGACCATGGTCGCGCGCGTGGCGCTGGGACTGCACTTTCCCAGCGATGTGTTCG